One genomic segment of Centropristis striata isolate RG_2023a ecotype Rhode Island chromosome 11, C.striata_1.0, whole genome shotgun sequence includes these proteins:
- the LOC131980549 gene encoding protein disulfide-isomerase TMX3-like, which yields MSDRRSVVLLSALLVLSVSAFVEELDDTFMEMKEADDIWLIKFYAPWCAFCRQLDPVWHQIGSELRSLGSPVRVGKADATSNPGLAKEFQVRVYPAIHMLKKDVKYSYSGPRTRDAIMDFAHRVGGPLVRSLSSLQLFQHAMNHHDVMFVYVGATSQLKGNFSSAAQDLIVHTYFFSSTRDALPKAVSLPSLPAVLVFKDGTYFSYEEEQDGDLKLWINRERFPSYQRIDSYTLYAMGDSGKLVLLALVEENSLSEEGLRYKSLVEKVSEEHRVTYSRNFYFGFMEGSDYIEGLVMGDVSLPSFIVVNLSNDGYFLPPGAVETERHLLDFLDGVLDSSIEGQGGNSAAQRLRRLVYDIRVTLTLLFRQTPLLGSFLLCFPIAVFSIFFYLCCKNHAAGVDEDEDSTRDKKSD from the exons ATGTCTGACAGAAGGAGCGTCGTCTTGCTCTCAG CGCTGCTGGTTCTGTCGGTGTCAGCTTTTGTCGAGGAGCTCGATGACAC tttcatGGAGATGAAAGAAGCTGACGACATCTGGCTCATCAAG ttCTACGCCCCCTGGTGTGCGTTCTGCAGACAGCTGGATCCGGTGTGGCATCAGATCGGATCAGAACTTCGGAGTCTTGGCTCTCCGGTCCGAGTGGGAAAGGCAGACGCCACCTCCAACCCAG gttTGGCCAAAGAGTTTCAGGTCAGGGTTTATCCAGCCATCCACAT gctGAAGAAAGATGTGAAATATAGTTATTCAGGACCGAGAACCAGAGATGCCATCATGGACTTCGCTCATCGAGTCGGAGG GCCGCTGGTTCGATCTCTGAGCAGCCTGCAGCTGTTCCAGCACGCCATGAACCACCATgatgttatgtttgtttatgttggaGCCACATCACAGCTgaag ggtAACTTCTCTTCAGCAGCTCAGGATCTGATCGTCCACACGTACTTCTTCTCTTCAACCAGAGATGCCCTGCCCAAG GCGGTGTCTCTACCGTCCCTGCCAGCGGTGCTAGTCTTTAAAGATGGAACCTACTTCAGTTACGAAG AGGAACAAGACGGCGATCTGAAGTTGTGGATCAACAGAGAACGTTTCCCGAGCTACCAGAGGATCGACAGCTACACTCTGTACGCCATGGGAGACTCAG GTAAACTGGTGCTGTTGGCGCTGGTGGAGGAGAACAGTCTGAGTGAGGAGGGTCTCAG GTATAAAAGTCTGGTGGAGAAAGTGTCAGAAGAGCACAGAGTGACATACAGCAG gaACTTTTACTTTGGTTTCATGGAGGGGAGCGACTACATTGAGGGACTTGTGATGGG GGACGTGTCTCTGCCATCATTCATCGTGGTTAATCTGTCCAATGATGGCTACTTCCTGCCGCCGGGCGCCGTGGAGACGgagcgccacctgctggactTCCTGGATGGCGTCCTGGACAGCAGCATCGAG GGTCAGGGAGGAAACAGCGCCGCTCAGCGCCTCCGGCGCCTCGTCTATGACATCAGAGTGACACTGACG CTGCTGTTCAGACAGACGCCACTGCTCGGCAGCTTCCTGCTCTGCTTCCCGATCGCCGTCTTCTCCATCTTCTTCTATCTCTGCTGCAAGAACCACGCCGCTGGCGTAGACGAGGACGAAGACAGTACAAGGGACAAGAAGTCAGACTGA
- the cdyl gene encoding chromodomain Y-like protein: MATEEFYEVERIVDRRKNKKGKVEYLVRWRGYGSEGDTWEPEGHLSTCMIYVHDFNRQYGERQRDATFLRSTRSSPSHLSSPAHRLPCRSPAAARNNLSAGFSGCEQVRPQLLPAGPPRPASVSSLQPSPVARFSGSLMSASPVGSARRSVDLSKTGIKILVPKSPINSRLDSEDSHSEAAHGLEAGAQEAHLVPPEVALLEKPAGVQLGPGEERARMGTRPRSQNPPAPPPGPITPAAMRSLSGTVDSPMMEAVAANGMSSVQSTVTGATGALGKRRLEERSAFDKRLRFSVRQTESAYRYRDIVVKKQDGFTHILLSTKSSENNTLNPEVMKEIQSAMATAASDDSKLVLLGAVGSVFCCGLDFLYFIRRLTDDRKKESIKMAETIRTFVNTFVQFRKPIVAAVNGPALGLGAAILPLCDVVWANEKAWFQTPYAAYGQTPDACSTFTFPRIMGLASANELLLSGRKLTAQEACSKGLVSQVLWPGTFTQEVMLRVKELVTVDSLVLRESKALMRNTSRGALEQVNERECEALKRVWGSSQGTDSILQYLQRRTELC, from the exons ATGGCTACGGAAGAGTTCTACGAG gtGGAGCGTATCGTGGACCGGAGGAAGAATAAGAAGGGGAAGGTGGAGTACCTGGTCAGGTGGAGGGGGTACGGCTCGGAGGGGGACACCTGGGAGCCTGAGGgtcacctgtccacctgtatGATCTACGTCCACGACTTTAACCGTCAGTACGGCGAGCGGCAGAGAGACGCCACCTTCTTGCGCTCCACCCGCAGCTCGCCCAGCCACCTGTCCAGCCCCGCCCACAGATTGCCCTGCAGGTCCCCTGCCGCTGCTCGCAACAACCTCAGCGCAGGTTTCAGTGGCTGTGAGCAAGTGAGACCTCAGCTCCTCCCTGCCGGGCCGCCCCGCCCTGCCTCTGTCAGCTCCCTGCAGCCCTCGCCGGTTGCCAGGTTCAGCGGCAGCCTGATGTCAGCGTCTCCGGTGGGCTCAGCCCGCCGCAGCGTGGACCTGTCCAAAACCGGCATCAAGATCCTGGTCCCCAAGAGTCCGATCAACAGCCGGCTGGACTCGGAGGACTCGCACAGCGAGGCGGCTCACGGCCTGGAGGCCGGCGCTCAGGAGGCGCACCTGGTCCCCCCAGAGGTGGCGCTGCTGGAGAAGCCTGCCGGAGTCCAGCTGGGCCCTGGGGAGGAGAGGGCCCGCATGGGGACCAGACCCCGCAGCCAGAACCCCCCCGCCCCGCCCCCAGGGCCCATCACACCTGCTGCCATGCGCTCCCTCAGCGGCACAg TCGACTCGCCAATGATGGAGGCCGTTGCCGCTAACGGGATGTCGAGTGTGCAAAGCACCGTCACTGGGGCGACTGGTGCGCTGGGGAAGCGGCGGCTGGAGGAGCGTTCAGCCTTCGACAAACGTCTGCGGTTCAGCGTTCGGCAGACGGAGAGCGCCTACCGATACCGCGACATCGTGGTCAAGAAACAGGACGGGTTCACCCACATCCTGCTGTCCACCAAGAGCTCCGAGAACAACACGCTGAACCCCGAG GTGATGAAAGAGATCCAGAGTGCCATGGCGACCGCAGCGTCAGACGACAGTAAGCTGGTGTTACTCGGCGCAGTCGGCAGCGTGTTCTGCTGCGGCCTTGACTTCCTGTACTTCATCAGGCGTCTGACAGACGACAGGAAGAAGGAGAGCATCAAGATGGCCGAAACCATTAG GACCTTCGTCAACACTTTTGTCCAGTTCAGGAAGCCGATCGTGGCGGCAGTAAACGGGCCGGCGCTCGGCCTTGGTGCTGCCATCCTGCCGCTCTGCGACGTGGTGTGGGCCAATGAGAAGGCGTGGTTCCAGACGCCATATGCCGCCTACGGCCAGACGCCCGACGCCTGCTCGACCTTCACCTTCCCCCGCATCATGGGCCTAGCCTCG GCTAATGAGCTGCTGCTGAGTGGCAGGAAGCTGACAGCGCAGGAGGCGTGTTCGAAAGGTCTGGTGTCTCAGGTTCTCTGGCCGGGAACCTTCACACAGGAAGTGATGCTGCGAGTCAAAGAGCTGGTGACAGTCGACTCGCTG GTTCTGCGGGAGTCCAAAGCTCTGATGAGGAACACGAGCCGCGGCGCTCTGGAACAAGTGAACGAGCGCGAATGTGAAGCCCTGAAGAGAGTCTGGGGCTCCTCGCAGGGAACCGACTCCATTCTGCAGTACCTGCAGAGGAGGACCGAGCTCTGctag